A single Anopheles arabiensis isolate DONGOLA chromosome 2, AaraD3, whole genome shotgun sequence DNA region contains:
- the LOC120895028 gene encoding uncharacterized protein LOC120895028 isoform X1, giving the protein MAVSSDSKCVGVAVSCPQSGPVPSTAVTSVSASTTTVGGAMVSGGPVAMVDPAAPSAPPLNEPADDAATKMEATNEPKGEDQTPSSEVTSSVHQPVAHQPVSVSQASHTLTDVPVDGMIVNSELHTERSSPGQQTAVIINQHKQRMITTTGQIREITEGQEPPNESSDYDAVEYHHQSVQSAGGVEQHGYSYEPTHTTSQEHQQGVVVSSAATAVQASSVQVVKREMIEKEAALAAATAAANNNNNNPPETTIIPVQTQTIFVEYKNDGEEPVRYVNRYEDVKYHPHSRYIYQQPPGGLPLSSTLHSSGSGHPHVSHHPHHAHHHHHPHHGHGMVPGHQTHHHVHAQSAQVHQTIEAVSQHPSSVAVATQSGTTIQVQAQPHQQTIQVYETHEPGSGPGGEQVQQVAEGTVDAKTHYTNLEPVHTLASPQNYYIASDGYATGNYTTFLPQKETIYYHSPSPNPVLYKGDPTLTSSSIITKQIHYTPSLPGTQNMYENATGHSSSSPGAQQIYPGYWNGAGVDYNTNFTGTIVMDNAGGNVGEYATNGQHSWQISSLNDAYDPQLAAPPEHRECVNCGSSDTPLWRRDIVGHTLCNACALYTRQNPGTNRPPNRSQKAKQTVKTPPAQGNRRSGVTCANCQTTTTTLWRRNNQGDPVCNACGLYYKLHSVNRPLTMKKDGIQTRKRKPKSSQQIQPMNGLTTGKLLPSMIPSQYHTIATEPKLMNAPQSHLVQTSQPMELHNSSPGQDPRYVDSSPGAPGGGGGSGSGGGGGGGGGNSSPHLAPVQGNLARHIPISVPVSMDSSRGANGEITSVITSTAVAERSGN; this is encoded by the exons ATGGCCGTTTCATCCGATTCAAAGTGTGTCGGAGTGGCGGTGAGTTGTCCCCAGTCCGGTCCGGTACCGAGCACGGCCGTCACTAGTGTGTCCGCGTCTACGACTACGGTCGGCGGCGCGATGGTTTCCGGTGGCCCGGTGGCGATGGTCGATCCCGCTGCACCTTCGGCACCACCGCTAAACGAACCGGCCGATGATGCTGCTACGAAG ATGGAAGCGACGAACGAGCCCAAGGGAGAGGACCAGACGCCCAGTTCGGAAGTGACGTCCAGCGTGCATCAGCCAGTTGCTCATCAGCCGGTAAGCGTGTCACAAGCATCGCATACCCTCACCGACGTACCGGTGGATGGGATGATTGTGAACTCGGAACTACACACGGAACGCAGCTCGCCCGGCCAGCAGACGGCGGTGATCATCAACCAGCACAAGCAGCGCATGATCACGACCACGGGCCAGATAAG GGAAATCACAGAAGGACAGGAACCACCGAACGAGTCATCGGATTACGATGCGGTCGAGTACCATCACCAATCGGTACAATCGGCGGGTGGTGTGGAGCAGCACGGGTATAGCTACGAGCCGACGCATACCACCAGCCAGGAGCATCAGCAGGGTGTGGTGGTAAGCTCGGCCGCTACTGCGGTTCAAGCCTCAAGCGTACAGGTCGTCAAGCGGGAGATGATCGAAAAGGAAGCGGCTTTAGCGGCggccacagcagcagccaacaacaataacaacaacccGCCAGAAACTACCATCATACCGGTGCAGACGCAAACCATCTTCGTGGAGTACAAGAACGACGGCGAGGAACCGGTGCGGTACGTGAACCGGTACGAGGACGTCAAGTACCATCCGCACTCGCGGTACATCTATCAGCAGCCGCCCGGCGGACTGCCACTCTCGTCAACTCTACATTCCTCCGGCTCGGGACATCCGCACGTGTCGCACCATCCGCACCAtgcccaccatcaccatcatccgcACCACGGCCATGGGATGGTGCCGGGACATCAAACCCATCACCACGTACACGCACAGTCGGCACAGGTACATCAGACGATAGAAGCG GTTTCCCAGCATCCGTCGAGTGTCGCGGTGGCCACCCAGTCCGGCACGACGATTCAGGTGCAGGCCCAGCCGCACCAGCAAACCATACAGGTGTACGAAACGCACGAGCCCGGCTCCGGACCGGGCGGTGAGCAGGTGCAGCAGGTCGCCGAAGGGACGGTCGATGCGAAGACGCACTACACCAACCTGGAACCGGTGCACACGCTCGCCTCGCCCCAGAACTACTACATCGCGTCGGACGGGTACGCGACCGGCAACTACACCACGTTTCTGCCCCAGAAAGAGACGATCTACTACCATTCGCCGAGCCCGAACCCGGTCCTGTACAAGGGCGATCCGACGCTTacctcctcgtcgatcatcaCCAAGCAGATACACTACACGCCGTCGCTGCCGGGCACGCAGAACATGTACGAAAATGCGACCGGGCACAGCAGTAGCTCGCCCGGTGCGCAACAGATCTATCCGGGCTACTGGAATGGAGCGGGCGTAGACTACAACACT AACTTTACCGGCACGATCGTGATGGACAATGCGGGCGGCAACGTGGGCGAGTACGCGACGAACGGGCAGCATAGCTGGCAGATCAGCTCGCTGAACGATGCGTACGATCCGCAGCTGGCAGCGCCACCGGAACACCGTGAATGCGTCAACTGTGGCAGCTCCGACACACCGCTCTGGCGGCGGGACATCGTCGGTCACACGCTGTGCAATGCGTGCGCGCTGTACACGAGACAGAATCCGGGCACGAACCGACCGCCCAACCGGTCGCAGAAAGCCAAACAAACTGTG AAAACACCACCCGCCCAAGGGAACCGCCGTTCGGGCGTGACCTGtgccaactgtcaaaccacCACGACCACGCTGTGGCGCCGGAACAATCAGGGCGATCCGGTGTGCAATGCGTGCGGGCTGTACTACAAACTGCACAGCGTCAACCGCCCGCTCACGATGAAGAAGGACGGCATCCAGACGCGCAAGCGCAAACCAAAATCTAGTCAACAGATTCAACCGATGAACGGGCTTACGACGG GCAAGCTACTACCTTCGATGATACCGTCCCAGTATCACACGATCGCGACCGAACCAAAGCTAATGAATGCGCCTCAGTCCCATCTGGTGCAGACATCCCAGCCGATGGAGCTGCACAACAGCTCGCCGGGACAGGACCCGCGGTACGTGGACAGCTCACCCGGAGCACCCGGTGGAGGCGGTGgcagtggtagtggtggtggtggtggtggtggtggtggtaactCGTCCCCGCATCTTGCGCCCGTTCAGGGTAATCTAGCACGCCACATACCAATATC TGTACCAGTGTCGATGGATAGCAGCCGTGGTGCGAATGGAGAGATTACGAGCGTCATTACCAGTACGGCGGTGGCCGAGCGGTCGGGAAATTAG
- the LOC120895028 gene encoding uncharacterized protein LOC120895028 isoform X3: protein MAVSSDSKCVGVAVSCPQSGPVPSTAVTSVSASTTTVGGAMVSGGPVAMVDPAAPSAPPLNEPADDAATKMEATNEPKGEDQTPSSEVTSSVHQPVAHQPVSVSQASHTLTDVPVDGMIVNSELHTERSSPGQQTAVIINQHKQRMITTTGQIREITEGQEPPNESSDYDAVEYHHQSVQSAGGVEQHGYSYEPTHTTSQEHQQGVVVSSAATAVQASSVQVVKREMIEKEAALAAATAAANNNNNNPPETTIIPVQTQTIFVEYKNDGEEPVRYVNRYEDVKYHPHSRYIYQQPPGGLPLSSTLHSSGSGHPHVSHHPHHAHHHHHPHHGHGMVPGHQTHHHVHAQSAQVHQTIEAVSQHPSSVAVATQSGTTIQVQAQPHQQTIQVYETHEPGSGPGGEQVQQVAEGTVDAKTHYTNLEPVHTLASPQNYYIASDGYATGNYTTFLPQKETIYYHSPSPNPVLYKGDPTLTSSSIITKQIHYTPSLPGTQNMYENATGHSSSSPGAQQIYPGYWNGAGVDYNTNFTGTIVMDNAGGNVGEYATNGQHSWQISSLNDAYDPQLAAPPEHRECVNCGSSDTPLWRRDIVGHTLCNACALYTRQNPGTNRPPNRSQKAKQTVKTPPAQGNRRSGVTCANCQTTTTTLWRRNNQGDPVCNACGLYYKLHSVNRPLTMKKDGIQTRKRKPKSSQQIQPMNGLTTGKLLPSMIPSQYHTIATEPKLMNAPQSHLVQTSQPMELHNSSPGQDPRYVDSSPGAPGGGGGSGSGGGGGGGGGNSSPHLAPVQGNLARHIPIS, encoded by the exons ATGGCCGTTTCATCCGATTCAAAGTGTGTCGGAGTGGCGGTGAGTTGTCCCCAGTCCGGTCCGGTACCGAGCACGGCCGTCACTAGTGTGTCCGCGTCTACGACTACGGTCGGCGGCGCGATGGTTTCCGGTGGCCCGGTGGCGATGGTCGATCCCGCTGCACCTTCGGCACCACCGCTAAACGAACCGGCCGATGATGCTGCTACGAAG ATGGAAGCGACGAACGAGCCCAAGGGAGAGGACCAGACGCCCAGTTCGGAAGTGACGTCCAGCGTGCATCAGCCAGTTGCTCATCAGCCGGTAAGCGTGTCACAAGCATCGCATACCCTCACCGACGTACCGGTGGATGGGATGATTGTGAACTCGGAACTACACACGGAACGCAGCTCGCCCGGCCAGCAGACGGCGGTGATCATCAACCAGCACAAGCAGCGCATGATCACGACCACGGGCCAGATAAG GGAAATCACAGAAGGACAGGAACCACCGAACGAGTCATCGGATTACGATGCGGTCGAGTACCATCACCAATCGGTACAATCGGCGGGTGGTGTGGAGCAGCACGGGTATAGCTACGAGCCGACGCATACCACCAGCCAGGAGCATCAGCAGGGTGTGGTGGTAAGCTCGGCCGCTACTGCGGTTCAAGCCTCAAGCGTACAGGTCGTCAAGCGGGAGATGATCGAAAAGGAAGCGGCTTTAGCGGCggccacagcagcagccaacaacaataacaacaacccGCCAGAAACTACCATCATACCGGTGCAGACGCAAACCATCTTCGTGGAGTACAAGAACGACGGCGAGGAACCGGTGCGGTACGTGAACCGGTACGAGGACGTCAAGTACCATCCGCACTCGCGGTACATCTATCAGCAGCCGCCCGGCGGACTGCCACTCTCGTCAACTCTACATTCCTCCGGCTCGGGACATCCGCACGTGTCGCACCATCCGCACCAtgcccaccatcaccatcatccgcACCACGGCCATGGGATGGTGCCGGGACATCAAACCCATCACCACGTACACGCACAGTCGGCACAGGTACATCAGACGATAGAAGCG GTTTCCCAGCATCCGTCGAGTGTCGCGGTGGCCACCCAGTCCGGCACGACGATTCAGGTGCAGGCCCAGCCGCACCAGCAAACCATACAGGTGTACGAAACGCACGAGCCCGGCTCCGGACCGGGCGGTGAGCAGGTGCAGCAGGTCGCCGAAGGGACGGTCGATGCGAAGACGCACTACACCAACCTGGAACCGGTGCACACGCTCGCCTCGCCCCAGAACTACTACATCGCGTCGGACGGGTACGCGACCGGCAACTACACCACGTTTCTGCCCCAGAAAGAGACGATCTACTACCATTCGCCGAGCCCGAACCCGGTCCTGTACAAGGGCGATCCGACGCTTacctcctcgtcgatcatcaCCAAGCAGATACACTACACGCCGTCGCTGCCGGGCACGCAGAACATGTACGAAAATGCGACCGGGCACAGCAGTAGCTCGCCCGGTGCGCAACAGATCTATCCGGGCTACTGGAATGGAGCGGGCGTAGACTACAACACT AACTTTACCGGCACGATCGTGATGGACAATGCGGGCGGCAACGTGGGCGAGTACGCGACGAACGGGCAGCATAGCTGGCAGATCAGCTCGCTGAACGATGCGTACGATCCGCAGCTGGCAGCGCCACCGGAACACCGTGAATGCGTCAACTGTGGCAGCTCCGACACACCGCTCTGGCGGCGGGACATCGTCGGTCACACGCTGTGCAATGCGTGCGCGCTGTACACGAGACAGAATCCGGGCACGAACCGACCGCCCAACCGGTCGCAGAAAGCCAAACAAACTGTG AAAACACCACCCGCCCAAGGGAACCGCCGTTCGGGCGTGACCTGtgccaactgtcaaaccacCACGACCACGCTGTGGCGCCGGAACAATCAGGGCGATCCGGTGTGCAATGCGTGCGGGCTGTACTACAAACTGCACAGCGTCAACCGCCCGCTCACGATGAAGAAGGACGGCATCCAGACGCGCAAGCGCAAACCAAAATCTAGTCAACAGATTCAACCGATGAACGGGCTTACGACGG GCAAGCTACTACCTTCGATGATACCGTCCCAGTATCACACGATCGCGACCGAACCAAAGCTAATGAATGCGCCTCAGTCCCATCTGGTGCAGACATCCCAGCCGATGGAGCTGCACAACAGCTCGCCGGGACAGGACCCGCGGTACGTGGACAGCTCACCCGGAGCACCCGGTGGAGGCGGTGgcagtggtagtggtggtggtggtggtggtggtggtggtaactCGTCCCCGCATCTTGCGCCCGTTCAGGGTAATCTAGCACGCCACATACCAATATCGTAG